A segment of the Bradyrhizobium sp. CCBAU 53340 genome:
CTTGGTGCCGAACATCCGGTCGCCGGCATCGCCGAGGCCTGGCACGATGTAGCCGTGGTCGTTGAGCCGCTCGTCGATCGCGGCGGTCCAGATCGGCACGTCAGGATGCTCGCTTTGGAACTGCGCGATGCCCTCGGGGGCCGACAGCAGACAGACGAAGCGGATGTCGCGGGCGCCGCGGTCCTTGAGCAGCGACGCGCCGGCGCAGGCCGAGTTGCCGGTCGCCAGCATCGGGTCCATCAGGATCACGGTGCGGTCGGACAGGTCCTGCGGCGCCTTGAAGTAATATTCCACGGCCTGCAAGGTCTCGGGGTCGCGGTAGAGCCCGATATGGGCGATGCGGGCAGAGGGCATCAGCGCCAGCATGCCGTCCAGGAAGCCGACGCCGGCGCGCAGGATCGGCGCCAGCGTGAGCTTCTTGCCGGCGATCTTTGGCGCCTGCATCGGCGAAATCGGCGTCTCGATCTCGACCAGCTCCAGCGGCAGGTCGCGCGTCACTTCATAGCCGAGCAGCATCCCGATCTCGTTCAGGATCTCGCGAAAGCTCTTGGTCGAGCGGTCCTTCTCCCGCATCAGGGAAAGCTTGTGCTGGACCAGGGGATGGGCGACGACGTTCACGCTGCTTGTGCTCATAGAGCCGATCTAACACGGTTCCGTGAAACTGCGCCAGATCGGCCGGGCGTTTTCCGCAAGGAGCGGGGTGGCCTGGCCGGGCATCGCAACTGCCGTTCGTGCCCGGTTGCTCGCCTCGTAGGCAGCCATGGTCAATTCGCGGTCGATCGCGTTGCGCATGGCGTCCATCGCCGGCTGGCGCAGCCGCTGTTTTGCAGTCGCATGCGACGGCTTGTGGATGGCCCGAAGCGCTGCGATGGTCGCCTCGAGCTCGCCATCGATCGCCTGCGGCGCAACCACGCGATCGAGAAACCCGGCGGTCAGCGCCTCGTCCGGCTCGTACATCTCGCCGAGCACCGCGGTACGGCTGAGCCAGGCCGGATGCAGGCGGCTGCGTGCAAGCTCGATGGCGAAGCTGGGCGGTGCGATGCCGATTGCGACCTCGTTCAGCCCCATCCGATGCGGTCCGCGCGCACCCAGCCTGACGTCGCAGGCGAGCAGCAAGAATGTCCCCATCGGAAAGGCGTGCCCTTCCATTACGCCGATGGTCGGATGCGGAAACGACAGCAGCCGCAGCGCCAGCTCGGCGCCGGCCCGGACCATGTCGAGACTCCTGGCGGCATCGCCCGCGGCGAACAGTTTCAGGTCGAAGCCGGCGGAGAAGATGCCCGGTCGCGCCGAACGCAGCACCGCGATCTCGGCTTCCTTCTCGGCGCGGTCGAACGCGGCTGCGATTTTGTCTAGCATCGTCGTGGACATCACATTGAGCTTGCCGTCGTCGAGTACGACCTGCGCCACGCCGTCCCTCAGTTCGTAAGTCACTCCGTTCGCCATTTGCCGCTCCTTGTCGTCATTGCAGGCTTGACTGTCGGAAGCTGATGTAGACCAATCAATATAATTGTTGCCTGGAGGAAAGCCCCATGCCGGCCGTGCCAAAACACCGCCAGCCCATCATCAACGCCGCGGTGACGCTATTCCGCCGCCAGGGATTTGCCCGCACCGGCCTCAACGACATCGTCGACGTCAGCGGTGCGCCAAAGGGCTCGCTCTACCATTACTTTCCCGATGGAAAGTCCTCGATTGCGGTGGCCGCGGTCGAGGAAGCCGGCCGCCGCGTGGCCGAAACGGTGGCAAGGCTCGCCGGCGAGTACGGCTCGACCGCCGAGCTGCTGCGCGCACATGCGCGGCTGCTGGCAGGATGGATGCAGGGCTCCGGCTTTCGCAACGGCTGTCCGATCACGACCGTCCTGCTCGAGCTTGCGCCGCGCGAGCGTGCCGTTGCGGAGGCCGGCCGCAAGGCCTATGCGGCGCGCATCGCGCTGCTTCGCGACAAGCTGGTTGCGGATGGGTTCACCAGGCCGCGCGCGGAAACGCTCGCCGTGCTCTGCACGTCGGCGCTCCAGGGGGCGCTGATCCAGGCCCGTGTCGAGCGCAGCGGCCGGCCGATCGAGATAACGGCGGCGGAGCTGGCGCGGTTCATCGAAGCGGAAGCGGCGAGGTGAGGGAGCTACAACTTTAGAGTTTCGGCGTTCGCTCAGCTGAAATTCTCGCAAGACGCCGGCTCATAGAGCGGCTCTGCCGCGGGGCGCACATTGGGAACGCTCGGCCGCGGCATTTCAACGGCCCGCGCCTGGACTTCCACGAACGCGGACAGCAGCGCGATCGCGAGGTCGCCATGGCAACCTTCGACGGCCGCGTCCAGCCAGTCCGGAAGCTCGCGTTCACGCGACAGCGCGCAATGCCACTCGCCTTCGTCGTAGGCGATGCGGCGGACGTGCCACAGCGGCAGTTCGAGCTCCATCAGCGCCAGCGCTGCATCGGCCCAGGCCTCCGCATCGATCAGGCGCATGAGGCGCGCGGTGCGCTCGGACTGTCCGAGCGCGGCAGTGCGGCGGCAGGCCTTGTCGATGATCTCGAGCATCAAGGGCCGGGTCATGCCTTGCGCATGGCGCAGGCGGTCGCCGAGCGAGGAGGGATCGTCATGAGGGAGCGTGGCGGACATTCAGCCTCCGGCGTCGGTCAGTCGGCCGGCCTCTTCAGGGTGGCGGGAACGCCATTTGAAAACGAGAGGGGAAGGGGATGGGAGATATAGGAATCTCATAAAGACGGGGAAGGGTGCGATCGTGCACCAACCTCAGCTGTCATTCCCGCGAACGCGGGGATCCATAACCACAGGGAGATGTTGTCGAGCCAAATCAGTAACCGCGAGTCATCGCCAAACTCCTCCCTGTGGCTATGGGTCCCGGATCTGCGCTTCGCTTGTCCGGGACGACGGCGGAGGTTGCCTCGCGAGCCGTGCCCAACCGCATGCCTCCGCCCTTTATGAAATTCCTATAACTTCGTCAGAGCCCTCGTCTCGAAAACCTATGCCCGGGAATGGCATCTCAGCGCGGTCAAAAGTCCCGGCTGGCCTGCGGAAATGCGTTGCGCTTCCTTCTGCGAGCTCTGGCCGGGTCCCCGAGAACGTGTTGCTCCCGATAGAGGGACGCAACGAGGAGCATCTCCATGATGGACATTCTGATGCTGGCGCTGGGCTTTGGCTTCTTTGCCCTGGCGATCGGCTACACCTACGTCTGCGAACGGCTGTAACGGAGCGAACCATGATCTTCGATTATGCGATCGCCGGCGCCGTCTCGTTCGGTCTCCTGGTCTACCTCACCTATGCGCTGCTGCGGCCGGAGCGGTTCTGAGCCGCGCTTGCCGCTTGTCGAATTGCTGCTGGCGCTGTTGCGCCGGGCACCAAGTCTGAAGGGTTGATTCCATGACCATGATCGGTTGGCTCCAGATCATTCTATTCTGCGTCATCATCGTTGCGCTGACAAAGCCGCTCGGCTGGTACTTGACGCGCGTGTTCAATGGGGAGAAGACATTTCTCTCGCCGGTGCTGCGCCCGATCGAGGCCGGCATCTACTGGATCTCAGGCGTCGACGAGAAGCGCGAGCAGCATTGGCTGACCTACACGGTCGCCATGCTGCTGTTCCATGTCGGTGGCTTCCTGATCATCTACGGCGTGATGCGCTTGCAGGCCGTGCTGCCCTTCAATCCGGCCGGGCAGACGGCGGTCGCCGAAGATCTCTCGTTCAATACGGCGATCTCCTTCATCACCAACACCAACTGGCAGAACTACGGTGGCGAGAGCACGATCTCCTATCTGGTGCAGATGGTCGGCCTGACGCACCAGAACTTCCTCTCGGCCGCGACCGGCATCGCGCTTGCCGTGGCGCTGATCCGCGGCTTCTCGCGCGCTTCAGTGCGCACGGTCGGCAATTTCTGGGTCGATGTTGTCAGATGTACGCTCTACGTGCTGCTGCCGATCTGCATCGTCTATACGTTGTTCCTGGTCTGGCAGGGCATGCCGCAGACCCTCAGCGACTATGTCGAGGCCACGACGCTCGAGGGTGCCAAGCAGACCATCGCGGTTGGCCCGGTCGCCTCGCAGGTGGCGATCAAGATGCTCGGCACCAACGGCGGCGGCTTCTTCAATGCCAACGCGGCGCATCCGTTCGAGAACCCGACCGCACTGTCGAACTTCGTGCAGATGCTGTCGATCTTCGCGCTGGGCGCTGCGCTGACCAACGTGTTCGGCCGCATGGTCGGCAGCCAGCGCCAGGGCTGGGCGATCCTCGCCGTGATGGGCGTGCTGTTCGTCGCCGGCGTCGCCGTGACCTATTGGGCGGAAGCCAATGGCACCTCGACGCTGCAGGCGCTTGGACTTGCCGGTGGCAATATGGAGGGCAAGGAAGTTCGCTTCGGCATCGTCGCCTCCTCGCTGTTCGCCGTGATCACGACGGCCGCCTCCTGCGGCGCGGTCAACGCCATGCATGACAGCTTTACCGCGCTCGGCGGCATGATCCCGCTGATCAACATCGAGCTCGGCGAAATCATCGTCGGCGGCGTCGGCGCCGGCATGTACGGCATGCTGCTGTTCGTCATTCTGGCGATCTTCGTCGCCGGCCTGATGGTCGGCCGCACGCCGGAATATGTCGGCAAGAAGATCGAGGCGTGCGAGGTCAAGATGGCGATGCTGGCCATCCTGGTGCTGCCGCTGATGATCTTGGGCTGGACAGCGGTCGGCGTGGTCTATCCGCCTGCGGTCGCCTCGATGGCGAA
Coding sequences within it:
- the upp gene encoding uracil phosphoribosyltransferase yields the protein MSTSSVNVVAHPLVQHKLSLMREKDRSTKSFREILNEIGMLLGYEVTRDLPLELVEIETPISPMQAPKIAGKKLTLAPILRAGVGFLDGMLALMPSARIAHIGLYRDPETLQAVEYYFKAPQDLSDRTVILMDPMLATGNSACAGASLLKDRGARDIRFVCLLSAPEGIAQFQSEHPDVPIWTAAIDERLNDHGYIVPGLGDAGDRMFGTK
- a CDS encoding crotonase/enoyl-CoA hydratase family protein; protein product: MANGVTYELRDGVAQVVLDDGKLNVMSTTMLDKIAAAFDRAEKEAEIAVLRSARPGIFSAGFDLKLFAAGDAARSLDMVRAGAELALRLLSFPHPTIGVMEGHAFPMGTFLLLACDVRLGARGPHRMGLNEVAIGIAPPSFAIELARSRLHPAWLSRTAVLGEMYEPDEALTAGFLDRVVAPQAIDGELEATIAALRAIHKPSHATAKQRLRQPAMDAMRNAIDRELTMAAYEASNRARTAVAMPGQATPLLAENARPIWRSFTEPC
- a CDS encoding TetR/AcrR family transcriptional regulator is translated as MPAVPKHRQPIINAAVTLFRRQGFARTGLNDIVDVSGAPKGSLYHYFPDGKSSIAVAAVEEAGRRVAETVARLAGEYGSTAELLRAHARLLAGWMQGSGFRNGCPITTVLLELAPRERAVAEAGRKAYAARIALLRDKLVADGFTRPRAETLAVLCTSALQGALIQARVERSGRPIEITAAELARFIEAEAAR
- a CDS encoding K(+)-transporting ATPase subunit F — protein: MIFDYAIAGAVSFGLLVYLTYALLRPERF
- the kdpA gene encoding potassium-transporting ATPase subunit KdpA, with the translated sequence MTMIGWLQIILFCVIIVALTKPLGWYLTRVFNGEKTFLSPVLRPIEAGIYWISGVDEKREQHWLTYTVAMLLFHVGGFLIIYGVMRLQAVLPFNPAGQTAVAEDLSFNTAISFITNTNWQNYGGESTISYLVQMVGLTHQNFLSAATGIALAVALIRGFSRASVRTVGNFWVDVVRCTLYVLLPICIVYTLFLVWQGMPQTLSDYVEATTLEGAKQTIAVGPVASQVAIKMLGTNGGGFFNANAAHPFENPTALSNFVQMLSIFALGAALTNVFGRMVGSQRQGWAILAVMGVLFVAGVAVTYWAEANGTSTLQALGLAGGNMEGKEVRFGIVASSLFAVITTAASCGAVNAMHDSFTALGGMIPLINIELGEIIVGGVGAGMYGMLLFVILAIFVAGLMVGRTPEYVGKKIEACEVKMAMLAILVLPLMILGWTAVGVVYPPAVASMANAGPHGFTEVLYAYTSGAGNNGSAFAGLTGNTFFYNLTLASAMFVGRFFMIVPAMAIAGSLAQKKSIPPSMGTFPTTGGLFVGLVVGVILIMGGLTFFPALALGPIVEHLAMNAGQLF